A window of the Eleutherodactylus coqui strain aEleCoq1 chromosome 8, aEleCoq1.hap1, whole genome shotgun sequence genome harbors these coding sequences:
- the LOC136577977 gene encoding uncharacterized protein produces MRLTVRDALVCALENLEKMGFKKFCNQLPEIEVKQNYRRIPRGKLEDKDWEDVADLIREYYKDVYGVELTLEVLDKINEKKVAEKLQEDLQKVNRFIRLNQVEELRWLAPKARPTMLHLSDTGEVMCSVTLEAFYPGYLHIEWKCGREKSTEVLSSQELYEESPDQTSFSVRSQVRISEDSLGCPESEVHVSWEHEYTNTRGQKTLSIRDQDLPWSPCVDEIFVLRLEDQLRTCMMCSITGYFPDKLSVSWYKKENGVTSAVQDSEDIATKIEPHKRKNMTFGCTAVLHFNPDAKKDQGSEFICRVEHPSLEHPIERSSGPLCILRHANVSFIIRDIEGPPKLIDGKIAILYYTVDHCPKDLSVTWLMRRAGQVQEIQTSQMRGHEEESLLDTSYVIRSQREGRQYVTSLSFIPRMERHKDVTFICRGVNNQHNDEKTFHCKTIYVKPRLSQPLMRSLFIFGEMKYLLNLENFYPESIRITWRCGVGGSEDVISSTDSLADNPDTTYSVSSEVRIPEDRHKDPGFTVRVTWEHESMERPESRELSVRDSDYRWCPVVGEIQIPRLVHGNPAVLQCDISGYFPDAIDVVWWRVGDDAVNQSVTSMRAADNTYSCTARLTITPTPGEEYICLVNHPALEKPIEKRTGKLQVIVKPRLSQPVMRSLCISGEMKYLLNLENFYPKSIRITWRCGVGGSENVISSTESFADNPDTTYSICSEVRIPEDRHKDPGFTVRVTWEHESMESPESRELSIRDTDYRWRPVVREIQIPRLVHGVPAVLWCNISGYFPDAIDVVWWRVGELKIYGTVNQSVISRRAPNNTYSCTSSLSITPTLGEHQGAEYICEMNHPALEKPTEKSTGRLQVIVSGLHGGAEWEDQKTSYHPLNHWPIILIEPTASPVRSESLRIVTRIQDSQYK; encoded by the exons ATGAGGCTGACGGTGAGAGACGCCCTGGTCTGTGCTCTCGAGAATCTGGAGAAGATGGGATTTAAGAAGTTCTGCAATCAGTTACCTGAAATTGAAGTAAAGCAGAACTATAGGAGGATCCCGAGGGGCAAACTGGAGGACAAGGACTGGGAGGATGTTGCTGATCTCATCAGGGAATACTACAAGGATGTTTATGGGGTGGAGTTGACCCTGGAAGTTCTAGACAAGATCAATGAGAAGAAAGTAGCGGAGAAGCTCCAGGAAGACTTGCAAAAAG TGAACAGATTTATAAGGCTAAATCAAGTAGAGGAATTGAGGTGGTTAGCTCCTAAAG CCAGACCCACGATGCTACACCTGAGTGACACGGGCGAGGTGATGTGCTCTGTCACCCTAGAAGCCTTTTACCCTGGATATCTCCACATTGAATGGAAGTGTGGAAGAGAGAAGTCAACAGAAGTGTTATCATCCCAGGAGCTCTACGAAGAAAGTCCTGATCAAACATCATTCTCAGTGCGCAGTCAAGTCAGAATTTCTGAAGATTCCCTCGGATGTCCAGAGTCTGAAGTACACGTCAGCTGGGAACACGAGTATACAAACACCAGGGGGCAGAAAACTCTCTCTATCAGAGATCAAG ATCTCCCCTGGAGCCCATGTGTGGATGAAATCTTTGTCCTCAGGTTGGAAGATCAGCTAAGAACCTGCATGATGTGCAGTATTACTGGCTACTTCCCAGATAAACTGAGTGTGTCTTGGTATAAGAAGGAGAATGGAGTTACTTCTGCAGTGCAGGACTCTGAGGACATAGCGACAAAGATCGAACCGCACAAAAGgaaaaacatgacatttggttgtACTGCAGTTCTACATTTCAATCCAGATGCTAAGAAGGACCAAGGATCAGAATTTATCTGCAGGGTGGAGCATCCCAGCCTGGAGCATCCAATAGAGAGAAGCAGCGGACCCCTCTGTATATTAAGACATG CTAATGTTTCATTCATAATAAGAGACATTGAGGGTCCTCCTAAgcttattgatggaaaaatagccATACTGTACTACACAGTGGACCACTGCCCCAAGGACCTGAGTGTGACGTGGCTGatgagaagagctggacaggTCCAGGAGATCCAGACGTCTCAGATGAGAGGACATGAAGAAGAGAGTTTACTGGATACATCCTATGTGATCAGATCACAACGGGAGGGACGTCAGTATGTAACATCACTGAGCTTCATACCACGTATGGAAAGACACAAAGATGTGACCTTCATCTGTAGAGGTGTCAACAATCAGCATAATGACGAGAAGACGTTTCACTGTAAGACCATTTATG TAAAGCCCAGGCTGTCACAGCCGTTGATGAGAAGTCTCTTTATCTTTGGAGAGATGAAGTATTTGCTCAACTTGGAGAACTTTTATCCTGAAAGCATCAGGATTACATGGAGGTGCGGAGTGGGAGGATCAGAAGACGTCATATCATCCACTGACTCATTGGCCGATAATCCTGACACAACCTACAGCGTCTCCAGTGAGGTCAGAATCCCTGAGGATCGTCACAAGGATCCAGGATTCACAGTACGAGTAACCTGGGAACACGAATCTATGGAGAgaccagaatccagggagctgtctgtcagagattcag ATTATAGATGGTGTCCAGTTGTAGGAGAGATTCAGATTCCCCGTCTAGTTCACGGCAacccggccgtcctgcagtgtgatatCTCGGGGTATTTCCCAGATGCAATCGATGTGGTATGGTGGAGAGTTGGTGACGATGCTGTTAACCAAAGTGTGACATCCATGAGAGCGGCCGATAACACCTACAGCTGTACAGCCCGTCTGACCATCACCCCCACACCAGGGGAAGAATATATATGTCTGGTGAACCATCCCGCCCTGGAGAAACCCATAGAGAAACGCACAGGGAAGCTACAAGTCATCG TAAAGCCCAGGCTGTCCCAGCCGGTGATGAGAAGTCTGTGTATCTCCGGAGAGATGAAGTATTTGCTCAACTTGGAGAACTTTTATCCTAAAAGCATCAGGATTACATGGAGGTGCGGAGTGGGAGGATCAGAAAACGTCATATCATCCACTGAGTCATTTGCCGATAATCCTGACACAACCTACAGCATCTGCAGTGAGGTCCGAATCCCAGAGGATCGTCACAAGGATCCAGGATTCACAGTACGAGTAACCTGGGAACATGAATctatggagagcccggaatccagggagctgtctatcagagatacag ATTACAGATGGCGTCCAGTTGTCCGAGAGATTCAGATTCCCCGTCTAGTTCACGGCGTCCCGGCCGTCCTGTGGTGTAATATCTCGGGGTATTTCCCGGATGCAATTGATGTGGTATGGTGGAGAGTTGGTGAACTTAAGATCTATGGTACTGTTAACCAGAGTGTGATATCCAGGAGAGCGCCCAATAACACCTACAGCTGTACCTCCAGTCTGTCAATCACCCCCACACTGGGGGAACATCAGGGGGCAGAATATATATGTGAGATGAACCATCCCGCCTTGGAGAAACCCACAGAGAAAAGTACAGGGAGGCTACAAGTCATCG TATCAGGATTACATGGAGGTGCCGAGTGGGAGGACCAGAAGACGTCATATCATCCACTGAATCATTGGCCGATAATCCTGATAGAACCTACAGCGTCTCCAGTGAGGTCCGAATCCCTGAGGATCGTCACAAGGATCCAGGATTCACAGTACAAGTGA